Proteins encoded together in one Vigna angularis cultivar LongXiaoDou No.4 chromosome 5, ASM1680809v1, whole genome shotgun sequence window:
- the LOC108340517 gene encoding protein transport protein Sec24-like At3g07100 isoform X1 — MAVRATVSRFPMDTDAREASGLLWGVAVTPFAAADENNRAPSYGSGGDILPRCENCWAYFNTYCELEQWAWSCSLCGNLNGLSSDAIDRYSRPQSCAEMMSSFVDLELPTQESAEEAAMLACPVYVAAVDLSSSEEFLELIKSALLAALEALAPGSLFGLATFSHKLGLYDVQGPIPVVKNVFIPPDADGTLPIELEDVMPLLQFLAPVDTCKDRIASALETLRPTTSWERTTAAGQGLDGVLIGGRGFGMAMEALCNYLGSEYGNTFALARVFAFLSGPPDYGAGQLDTRRYGEQYASKGEDADRALLPEQTPFYKDLAAVAVQAGVCVDIFAVTNEYTDLASLKFLSIESGGSLFLYTSTEDSTLPQDMYRMLSRPYAFGCVLRLRTSTEFKPGNSYGHFFPDPQYENVQHVICCDSYATYAYDFVFENNIGFSRTKSDVPTIQIAFQYSVGVPPQELSNSGGVSTNRRTKHSLQRRLRIRTLEFGVAQNIHELYDSCDPEVVLSLLVHKVILASLEEGVREGRILLQEWLVILTAQYNDAYKLIQYSNGSSLRSQIDVALSQCPQLQPLPRLIFALLRNPLLRFHEEGVHPDYRIYLQCLFSMLEPSSLHRAVYPVLTSYATPDKQAYPRHSLSRAALITSGSPIFFLDAFTILIVFYSSTADPTIPFPPPHDCLLRTTINKLKQDRCITPKLLFIRGGQDDASIFENFLIEEQDVDGSGLTSVMGFVSFLEDVTQKVLEFVK, encoded by the exons aTGGCGGTGCGGGCCACAGTGTCTCGTTTCCCAATGGACACGGATGCGCGCGAGGCCTCCGGCCTCCTCTGGGGAGTCGCCGTCACGCCTTTCGCCGCCGCCGACGAGAACAACCGCGCTCCGTCGTACGGTTCCGGAGGAGACATTTTGCCGCGCTGCGAGAATTGCTGGGCCTACTTCAACACCTACTGCGAGCTCGAGCAGTGGGCCTGGTCCTGCTCCCTCTGCGGCAACCTCAACGGCCTCTCCTCCGACGCCATCGACCGCTACTCTCGTCCTCAGTCCTGCGCCGAGATGATGTCCTCCTTCGTAGATCTCGAATTGCCTACGC AGGAATCGGCAGAGGAAGCCGCAATGCTGGCGTGTCCGGTATATGTTGCTGCTGTTGACTTGTCCT CTTCTGAGGAGTTTCTAGAACTTATCAAAAGTGCACTGCTGGCTGCTCTGGAAG CTCTTGCTCCTGGTTCACTTTTTGGGCTTGCTACCTTCAGCCACAAACTAGGATTGTATGATGTTCAAGGTCCAATACCTGTTGTGAAAAATGTTTTCATCCCTCCTGATGCAGATGGAACCTTGCCTATTGAGCTGGAAGATGTCATGCCTTTGTTACAATTTCTGGCTCCT GTGGACACTTGTAAGGACCGCATTGCATCTGCACTTGAAACACTTAGACCAACAACTTCATGGGAGAGAACCACGGCCGCAGGTCAAGGACTGGATGGAGTTCTGATAGGTGGACGTGGTTTTGGGATGGCAATGGAAGCTCTCTGCAATTACCTTGGATCTGAATATGGGAATACTTTTGCTTTAG CTAGAGTCTTTGCCTTCTTGTCTGGTCCCCCTGATTATGGAGCTGGACAATTGGACACAAGACGATATGGTGAGCAATATGCAAGCAAAGGAGAGGATGCTGATCGTGCTTTACTCCCAGAGCAGACACCCTTCTATAAAGATCTG GCTGCTGTTGCTGTTCAAGCAGGTGTATGTGTTGACATATTTGCTGTAACAAATGAGTACACTGATTTGGCATCCCTAAAGTTTCTGAGTATTGAAAGTGGGGGTTCCTTATTTTTGTACACAAGTACTGAGGATTCAACATTGCCACAGGACAT GTATCGAATGCTGAGTAGACCATATGCTTTTGGTTGTGTCCTGCGACTAAGAACCTCAACTGAATTTAAACCTGGCAATTCT TATGGTCACTTCTTTCCAGATCCACAGTATGAAAATGTTCAACACGTGATATGCTGTGATTCTTATGCTACATACGCTTACGACTTTGTATTTGAGAACAACATTGGATTTTCAAG AACTAAATCAGATGTTCCTACGATTCAGATTGCATTTCAGTACTCAGTTGGAGTTCCTCCTCAGGAACTTTCTAATTCAGGAGGGGTTTCTACAAATAG AAGAACCAAGCATTCCCTTCAGCGTCGGCTAAGGATCCGAACATTGGAATTTGGTGTTGCTCAGAACATTCATGAACTTTATGATAGCTGTGATCCTGAAGTTGTTCTATCTCTGCTGGTTCACAAG GTTATATTAGCTTCTTTGGAGGAAGGAGTTAGGGAGGGTAGAATTTTGCTTCAAGAATGGCTAGTGATCCTCACAGCTCAGTACAACGATGCATATAAGCTTATTCAGTATAGCAATGGAAGTTCCTTAAGATCTCAGATTGACGTTGCATTGTCTCAATGTCCTCAATTGCAGCCCCTACCACGCCTAATTTTTGCTCTCCTTCGGAATCCTCTTCTCCGCTTCCATGAAGAAGGGGTTCATCCTGACTATCGCATATATCTTCAATGCCTTTTCAG CATGTTGGAACCCAGTTCTCTTCATCGTGCTGTGTATCCTGTGTTGACATCATATGCTACTCCAGATAAACAAGCATATCCTCGCCATTCATTGAGTCGCGCCGCACTGATTACCAGCGGCAGTCCGATATTTTTCCTTGATGCATTCACAATTCTTATTGTGTTTTACTCTTCCACTGCAGACCCGACCATTCCTTTTCCTCCACCCCATGATT GTTTATTAAGGACTACAATCAACAAATTGAAGCAAGATAGATGCATCACTCCCAAACTCCTCTTTATTCGAGGAGGGCAGGACGATGCGTCAATTTTTGAGAACTTTCTGATCGAAGAGCAGGATGTTGATGGAAGTGGTCTAACCAGTGTGATGGGTTTTGTTTCTTTCCTAGAAGATGTTACACAAAAAGTTTTGGAGTTCGTGAAATAG
- the LOC108340517 gene encoding protein transport protein Sec24-like At3g07100 isoform X2 has translation MAVRATVSRFPMDTDAREASGLLWGVAVTPFAAADENNRAPSYGSGGDILPRCENCWAYFNTYCELEQWAWSCSLCGNLNGLSSDAIDRYSRPQSCAEMMSSFVDLELPTQESAEEAAMLACPVYVAAVDLSSSEEFLELIKSALLAALEALAPGSLFGLATFSHKLGLYDVQGPIPVVKNVFIPPDADGTLPIELEDVMPLLQFLAPVDTCKDRIASALETLRPTTSWERTTAAGQGLDGVLIGGRGFGMAMEALCNYLGSEYGNTFALARVFAFLSGPPDYGAGQLDTRRYGEQYASKGEDADRALLPEQTPFYKDLAAVAVQAGVCVDIFAVTNEYTDLASLKFLSIESGGSLFLYTSTEDSTLPQDMYRMLSRPYAFGCVLRLRTSTEFKPGNSYGHFFPDPQYENVQHVICCDSYATYAYDFVFENNIGFSRTKSDVPTIQIAFQYSVGVPPQELSNSGGVSTNRTKHSLQRRLRIRTLEFGVAQNIHELYDSCDPEVVLSLLVHKVILASLEEGVREGRILLQEWLVILTAQYNDAYKLIQYSNGSSLRSQIDVALSQCPQLQPLPRLIFALLRNPLLRFHEEGVHPDYRIYLQCLFSMLEPSSLHRAVYPVLTSYATPDKQAYPRHSLSRAALITSGSPIFFLDAFTILIVFYSSTADPTIPFPPPHDCLLRTTINKLKQDRCITPKLLFIRGGQDDASIFENFLIEEQDVDGSGLTSVMGFVSFLEDVTQKVLEFVK, from the exons aTGGCGGTGCGGGCCACAGTGTCTCGTTTCCCAATGGACACGGATGCGCGCGAGGCCTCCGGCCTCCTCTGGGGAGTCGCCGTCACGCCTTTCGCCGCCGCCGACGAGAACAACCGCGCTCCGTCGTACGGTTCCGGAGGAGACATTTTGCCGCGCTGCGAGAATTGCTGGGCCTACTTCAACACCTACTGCGAGCTCGAGCAGTGGGCCTGGTCCTGCTCCCTCTGCGGCAACCTCAACGGCCTCTCCTCCGACGCCATCGACCGCTACTCTCGTCCTCAGTCCTGCGCCGAGATGATGTCCTCCTTCGTAGATCTCGAATTGCCTACGC AGGAATCGGCAGAGGAAGCCGCAATGCTGGCGTGTCCGGTATATGTTGCTGCTGTTGACTTGTCCT CTTCTGAGGAGTTTCTAGAACTTATCAAAAGTGCACTGCTGGCTGCTCTGGAAG CTCTTGCTCCTGGTTCACTTTTTGGGCTTGCTACCTTCAGCCACAAACTAGGATTGTATGATGTTCAAGGTCCAATACCTGTTGTGAAAAATGTTTTCATCCCTCCTGATGCAGATGGAACCTTGCCTATTGAGCTGGAAGATGTCATGCCTTTGTTACAATTTCTGGCTCCT GTGGACACTTGTAAGGACCGCATTGCATCTGCACTTGAAACACTTAGACCAACAACTTCATGGGAGAGAACCACGGCCGCAGGTCAAGGACTGGATGGAGTTCTGATAGGTGGACGTGGTTTTGGGATGGCAATGGAAGCTCTCTGCAATTACCTTGGATCTGAATATGGGAATACTTTTGCTTTAG CTAGAGTCTTTGCCTTCTTGTCTGGTCCCCCTGATTATGGAGCTGGACAATTGGACACAAGACGATATGGTGAGCAATATGCAAGCAAAGGAGAGGATGCTGATCGTGCTTTACTCCCAGAGCAGACACCCTTCTATAAAGATCTG GCTGCTGTTGCTGTTCAAGCAGGTGTATGTGTTGACATATTTGCTGTAACAAATGAGTACACTGATTTGGCATCCCTAAAGTTTCTGAGTATTGAAAGTGGGGGTTCCTTATTTTTGTACACAAGTACTGAGGATTCAACATTGCCACAGGACAT GTATCGAATGCTGAGTAGACCATATGCTTTTGGTTGTGTCCTGCGACTAAGAACCTCAACTGAATTTAAACCTGGCAATTCT TATGGTCACTTCTTTCCAGATCCACAGTATGAAAATGTTCAACACGTGATATGCTGTGATTCTTATGCTACATACGCTTACGACTTTGTATTTGAGAACAACATTGGATTTTCAAG AACTAAATCAGATGTTCCTACGATTCAGATTGCATTTCAGTACTCAGTTGGAGTTCCTCCTCAGGAACTTTCTAATTCAGGAGGGGTTTCTACAAATAG AACCAAGCATTCCCTTCAGCGTCGGCTAAGGATCCGAACATTGGAATTTGGTGTTGCTCAGAACATTCATGAACTTTATGATAGCTGTGATCCTGAAGTTGTTCTATCTCTGCTGGTTCACAAG GTTATATTAGCTTCTTTGGAGGAAGGAGTTAGGGAGGGTAGAATTTTGCTTCAAGAATGGCTAGTGATCCTCACAGCTCAGTACAACGATGCATATAAGCTTATTCAGTATAGCAATGGAAGTTCCTTAAGATCTCAGATTGACGTTGCATTGTCTCAATGTCCTCAATTGCAGCCCCTACCACGCCTAATTTTTGCTCTCCTTCGGAATCCTCTTCTCCGCTTCCATGAAGAAGGGGTTCATCCTGACTATCGCATATATCTTCAATGCCTTTTCAG CATGTTGGAACCCAGTTCTCTTCATCGTGCTGTGTATCCTGTGTTGACATCATATGCTACTCCAGATAAACAAGCATATCCTCGCCATTCATTGAGTCGCGCCGCACTGATTACCAGCGGCAGTCCGATATTTTTCCTTGATGCATTCACAATTCTTATTGTGTTTTACTCTTCCACTGCAGACCCGACCATTCCTTTTCCTCCACCCCATGATT GTTTATTAAGGACTACAATCAACAAATTGAAGCAAGATAGATGCATCACTCCCAAACTCCTCTTTATTCGAGGAGGGCAGGACGATGCGTCAATTTTTGAGAACTTTCTGATCGAAGAGCAGGATGTTGATGGAAGTGGTCTAACCAGTGTGATGGGTTTTGTTTCTTTCCTAGAAGATGTTACACAAAAAGTTTTGGAGTTCGTGAAATAG